A genome region from uncultured Roseibium sp. includes the following:
- a CDS encoding ABC transporter substrate-binding protein, whose product MALKALKALAVASVFGATVMAGAAQAADELTLQLKWVTQGQFAGYYVAKDKGFYDEEGLDVTIKPGGPDIAPPQVIAGGGADVIVDWMPSALASREKGVPLVNIAQPFKKSGMMLTCSKDTGITSPEDFKGKTLGVWFFGNEYPFLSWMSHLNMPTEGGPDGVTVLKQGFNVDPLLQKQADCISTMTYNEYWQVIDAGIPAEDLIVFKYEDQGVATLEDGLYALEDSLKDPAMVDKLARFVRASMKGWAYSAEHPDEAAEIVLENDATGAQTEKHQKRMVREINKLVDGSDGKLDMAAYERTVKSLLSGGSDPVITKEPEGATTTVVTDKM is encoded by the coding sequence ATGGCATTGAAGGCTTTGAAAGCTCTGGCGGTTGCATCCGTATTCGGCGCAACGGTCATGGCAGGCGCTGCGCAGGCAGCCGATGAGCTGACGCTTCAGCTCAAGTGGGTCACCCAGGGTCAGTTCGCAGGCTACTATGTGGCCAAGGACAAAGGCTTTTATGACGAGGAAGGTCTCGACGTCACGATCAAGCCGGGCGGCCCGGACATTGCTCCGCCGCAGGTGATCGCGGGTGGTGGCGCGGATGTGATCGTCGACTGGATGCCGTCGGCACTGGCCAGCCGCGAAAAGGGCGTGCCGCTCGTCAACATCGCCCAGCCGTTCAAGAAGTCGGGCATGATGCTGACCTGCAGCAAGGACACCGGCATCACGTCGCCGGAAGATTTCAAGGGCAAGACCCTGGGCGTCTGGTTCTTCGGCAACGAATATCCGTTCCTGTCCTGGATGAGCCATCTCAACATGCCGACCGAAGGCGGCCCGGACGGCGTGACCGTTCTGAAGCAGGGCTTCAACGTCGACCCGCTGTTGCAGAAGCAGGCCGACTGTATCTCCACCATGACCTACAACGAATACTGGCAGGTGATCGATGCGGGCATTCCGGCCGAAGACCTGATTGTCTTCAAGTATGAAGACCAGGGCGTCGCCACGCTGGAAGACGGCCTTTATGCGCTGGAAGACAGCCTGAAGGATCCGGCCATGGTCGACAAGCTCGCGCGTTTCGTGCGTGCGTCCATGAAGGGCTGGGCCTATTCGGCCGAACATCCGGACGAAGCCGCCGAAATCGTGCTTGAAAATGACGCCACAGGCGCTCAGACCGAAAAGCACCAGAAGCGCATGGTCCGCGAGATCAACAAGCTGGTTGACGGTTCCGACGGCAAGCTCGACATGGCCGCTTACGAGCGCACCGTGAAGTCCCTGCTGTCCGGCGGTTCCGATCCGGTCATCACCAAGGAGCCGGAAGGCGCTACCACCACGGTCGTCACCGACAAGATGTAA
- a CDS encoding ABC transporter permease, producing the protein MGEGATSNIYRGNSLKLMLPAWVMIGIFLLAPVVMMAVYSFLTKEFRGGVIWQFSTAAYDQFFFNRGLFGDEPPTIEWTYIGIFWRSIWQAGVATIACLLIGFPTAWFIATRNAKTRSVWLFLVTVPYWVNLLIRTVSMKFLIRDTGPFNEFLLWTGMISEPLGLINTNFAVQLGLFYSYLPFMVLPIYAAVERYDFALSEAAADLYSGVWATLRLVILPVVKPGIVAGCILVFVPSLGAFLAPDLLGGAKTFMIGSLIEEQFKGAAGNWPFGAAASTILLTIVMAVLLVYARNQNKGA; encoded by the coding sequence ATGGGCGAAGGGGCCACCTCCAACATCTACCGGGGCAACAGTCTCAAGCTGATGCTTCCGGCCTGGGTGATGATCGGCATTTTCCTGCTCGCGCCCGTCGTCATGATGGCGGTCTATTCGTTTCTCACCAAGGAATTCCGCGGCGGCGTCATCTGGCAATTTTCAACGGCCGCCTACGATCAGTTCTTCTTCAACCGGGGCCTTTTCGGCGACGAACCGCCGACCATCGAGTGGACCTATATCGGCATCTTCTGGCGGTCGATCTGGCAGGCCGGGGTTGCGACCATCGCCTGCCTGCTAATCGGTTTTCCGACCGCCTGGTTCATCGCGACCCGGAACGCGAAGACCCGTTCGGTCTGGCTGTTCCTGGTGACCGTGCCCTACTGGGTGAACCTTCTGATCCGCACGGTCTCGATGAAATTCCTCATCCGCGACACCGGACCGTTCAACGAGTTCCTGCTGTGGACGGGAATGATTTCGGAGCCGCTCGGGCTGATCAACACGAATTTCGCCGTCCAGCTCGGGCTTTTCTACAGCTACCTGCCGTTCATGGTTCTGCCGATCTATGCGGCGGTGGAACGCTATGACTTCGCCCTCTCCGAGGCCGCCGCAGATCTTTATTCCGGTGTCTGGGCCACGCTTCGACTGGTCATCCTGCCGGTGGTAAAACCGGGGATCGTCGCCGGCTGCATTCTGGTTTTCGTGCCTTCCCTCGGCGCCTTTCTTGCGCCGGACCTGCTCGGCGGCGCCAAGACCTTCATGATCGGCTCGCTGATCGAGGAACAGTTCAAGGGCGCTGCGGGCAACTGGCCCTTCGGCGCGGCCGCCTCGACGATCCTGCTGACCATCGTCATGGCGGTTCTGCTCGTCTATGCGCGCAACCAGAACAAGGGGGCGTAA
- a CDS encoding ATP-binding protein: protein MTKTDVAAEQERHETARSGRGLAMSMQRRITLLAIFCVIASTLVIGSIAYNRIRSASFDKATERLAGQTRLMSQRFRLAYRDIQEDLFALSTTPPIRGIIRASANGGVDPYDGSSLQSWRSRLEEIFASIMRNHPDYFQIRFIGAAESGREIVRIDRVEDGMTMVPPIRLQQKAGEPYFATAMKGEAGQVLFSDVSYNREFGKLDPREIPTIRAMLPIETEGGSRFGFIIINTDYNLMLEEIIDDVSPHLDAFIVNGNGDYTWNGADSSGNYLELHDQYTRPLPEVIAQTLQAKDNEGIIHAGRSVAYFVRQQGDAGPTSSFAVILRVMEDGLYEEARKTRREVLLTGGLLMLGCLFISILLARAMMKPLNRLARLVRGLDDHDLLARLPVHRTDEVGDLARSLQQRTQALIASEARASAIVDNVLDGLILIGENGVIERFNPSCERIFGYRAEEVIGRNISMFMEPELAARHDGFLLRFLRGHSSGFIDTNREVEAVTRSGEKIPVELAISALRLDGETKFSGVVRDISDRKEMDRLKAEFVSTVSHELRTPLTSIRGSLGLIERLMPKGQPDSFRQMVHLARKNTERLIVLVNDILDFEKLSANKLEYDMTTADVNDELRQAAELNAGYAEQHRVSISLHLAEMPLFISVDVNRFHQVLANLISNAVKFSDPESEVVIRTEAVGGYIRVSVIDTGDGIPKAFQEHLFTPFAQADGTSSRKKNGTGLGLAITKRFVEGMDGSLQFTSREGEGTTFFVEFPQVDIDASIETLVQRESNGRVIGLHIEDDTDFHKILAAAVSDDILLVQARTLNEARHRLAVDFFDVLIIDISLEDGNGLTILDEIGDAEGMLVVVVTALDITIEDPRVDMVVVKSRPRKGNLPEILHDLVEQKIRKRAVAS, encoded by the coding sequence ATGACGAAAACGGACGTGGCCGCTGAACAGGAACGGCACGAAACCGCGCGCTCCGGACGTGGATTGGCGATGTCCATGCAGCGCCGGATCACGCTCCTCGCCATTTTCTGTGTCATTGCAAGCACTCTCGTCATCGGCAGCATCGCCTACAACCGTATCCGGTCCGCGTCGTTCGACAAGGCCACGGAACGCCTGGCGGGTCAGACCAGACTGATGTCCCAGAGGTTCCGCCTGGCCTACCGGGATATCCAGGAGGATCTTTTCGCCCTTTCGACGACACCTCCGATCCGCGGGATCATTCGCGCATCTGCAAACGGCGGCGTCGATCCCTACGACGGATCGTCACTTCAGTCCTGGCGGTCCCGGCTGGAGGAGATCTTCGCCTCGATCATGCGCAATCATCCGGACTATTTTCAGATCCGTTTCATCGGCGCGGCAGAGTCAGGTAGGGAGATCGTCAGGATCGACCGGGTGGAGGACGGGATGACAATGGTACCGCCCATCCGTCTGCAGCAGAAAGCCGGAGAGCCGTATTTCGCCACGGCGATGAAGGGCGAGGCGGGACAGGTCCTCTTCTCCGATGTCTCCTACAATCGCGAGTTCGGAAAGCTGGATCCCAGGGAGATCCCGACGATCAGGGCGATGCTGCCGATAGAGACGGAGGGGGGCAGCCGCTTTGGCTTTATCATCATCAACACGGACTACAATTTGATGCTGGAGGAGATTATAGACGATGTGAGTCCCCATCTCGATGCATTTATCGTCAACGGCAACGGCGACTACACCTGGAACGGGGCCGACAGCAGCGGCAATTATCTGGAACTTCACGACCAGTACACAAGACCGTTGCCCGAGGTCATCGCCCAAACCCTGCAGGCAAAGGACAACGAAGGCATCATTCATGCCGGCAGGAGCGTGGCCTATTTCGTCAGGCAACAAGGCGACGCCGGTCCGACATCGTCCTTTGCGGTTATTCTCAGGGTCATGGAGGACGGCCTTTACGAAGAAGCCCGCAAGACCCGCAGGGAGGTTTTGCTGACCGGTGGCCTGTTGATGCTCGGCTGCCTTTTCATTTCCATCCTGCTCGCCCGGGCGATGATGAAGCCGCTGAACCGCCTGGCCCGTCTCGTCCGCGGCCTGGACGATCACGATTTGCTGGCCAGGCTTCCCGTCCACCGCACGGATGAGGTGGGTGACCTCGCCCGCTCCCTGCAGCAGCGGACGCAGGCTCTGATCGCATCCGAGGCGCGCGCGAGCGCCATCGTGGACAACGTCCTGGACGGCCTGATCCTGATCGGGGAGAACGGTGTTATCGAACGCTTCAACCCAAGTTGCGAACGCATCTTCGGCTACAGGGCCGAGGAAGTCATTGGCCGGAATATATCCATGTTCATGGAGCCCGAATTGGCGGCGCGCCATGACGGCTTCCTCCTCCGCTTTCTGCGCGGCCATAGCAGCGGTTTCATCGATACAAATCGCGAGGTGGAAGCCGTGACCCGCTCGGGTGAGAAGATACCTGTGGAGCTGGCGATCAGCGCCCTCCGGCTCGACGGGGAGACGAAATTCAGCGGAGTCGTCCGCGATATCAGCGACCGCAAGGAGATGGATCGGTTGAAGGCGGAATTCGTTTCCACGGTAAGCCATGAATTGCGGACACCACTGACCTCTATAAGAGGATCGCTCGGTCTGATCGAACGGCTGATGCCGAAAGGTCAGCCGGACTCTTTCCGCCAAATGGTGCATCTGGCGCGCAAGAATACCGAACGGCTGATCGTCCTCGTCAACGACATCCTCGATTTCGAAAAGCTCTCCGCCAACAAGCTTGAATACGACATGACCACGGCCGACGTGAATGATGAACTGAGACAGGCCGCCGAACTCAACGCCGGATATGCGGAGCAGCATCGTGTTTCGATCAGCCTGCACCTGGCGGAAATGCCACTCTTTATTTCGGTCGACGTCAATCGGTTCCATCAGGTCCTGGCGAACCTGATCTCCAATGCCGTCAAGTTTTCCGACCCGGAGAGCGAGGTTGTCATCCGGACCGAAGCGGTGGGCGGATATATCAGGGTTTCCGTCATCGATACCGGCGATGGCATTCCCAAAGCGTTCCAGGAGCACCTGTTCACGCCCTTTGCCCAGGCGGATGGAACCTCCAGTCGGAAGAAGAACGGAACCGGCCTCGGTTTGGCGATCACGAAACGGTTCGTCGAAGGAATGGACGGATCGCTCCAATTCACCAGTCGTGAAGGCGAAGGCACGACCTTTTTTGTCGAGTTCCCTCAGGTCGATATCGACGCATCGATAGAAACGCTGGTACAGCGCGAGAGCAATGGCAGGGTGATTGGGCTGCACATCGAAGACGATACCGATTTTCACAAGATTCTGGCCGCCGCAGTGTCTGACGACATCCTGCTGGTACAGGCCCGGACCTTGAATGAAGCCCGGCACCGGTTGGCGGTGGACTTTTTCGATGTGCTGATTATCGACATCTCCCTCGAAGATGGAAACGGCCTGACCATCCTCGATGAGATCGGTGATGCGGAAGGCATGCTGGTCGTCGTCGTCACCGCCCTCGACATAACGATCGAGGATCCCCGGGTGGATATGGTTGTGGTGAAGTCGAGACCCCGCAAGGGAAACCTGCCTGAAATACTGCATGATCTGGTCGAGCAGAAAATCAGGAAACGGGCAGTGGCTTCCTAG
- a CDS encoding alpha/beta hydrolase, with product MALKIVRRLIPNWGTTYGPPGDGPFPAVMIFHGSEGAYSGWSHRNAVLLAAHGFLAFPFGYSRGGNAWNAGSIEDVPLDRTVEALAAFRAFPATGGKVAFYGVSRGAEHALLVASLMVRDGLDDIPDAVAAHSPPDVVCGAFDARRHRDAGDPGWQSWDPAQRAWSWRGSTEGLLPTQPIEIERYDGPIFLSHGTADRVWSVEMTRRLSARLEESGRNPEVHYYDGQDHIPGSAAENEHHEHLVAFLDRHLSI from the coding sequence ATGGCGTTGAAAATCGTTCGGCGACTGATCCCGAATTGGGGCACGACCTATGGCCCGCCAGGGGACGGGCCTTTCCCGGCCGTCATGATCTTTCACGGATCGGAAGGTGCCTATTCGGGGTGGAGCCATCGCAATGCCGTGTTGCTGGCGGCGCACGGCTTCCTTGCCTTCCCTTTCGGCTATTCCAGGGGCGGCAATGCCTGGAACGCAGGCAGTATCGAAGATGTCCCGCTGGATCGTACCGTGGAAGCGCTGGCCGCCTTTCGCGCCTTTCCTGCTACGGGCGGCAAAGTGGCTTTCTACGGAGTGTCGCGCGGTGCCGAGCATGCGCTTCTTGTGGCCTCGCTGATGGTGCGCGATGGCCTGGACGACATACCGGATGCCGTGGCCGCTCATAGTCCGCCGGACGTCGTCTGTGGTGCTTTCGATGCGCGACGGCATCGTGATGCCGGGGATCCGGGCTGGCAATCCTGGGATCCGGCACAACGCGCGTGGTCCTGGCGCGGCTCCACCGAAGGCCTGCTTCCCACGCAGCCGATCGAGATTGAACGTTATGACGGGCCGATCTTTCTCAGCCATGGGACCGCCGATCGCGTCTGGTCGGTCGAGATGACCCGCAGGCTATCGGCCCGATTGGAAGAGAGCGGCCGAAATCCTGAGGTCCATTATTACGACGGACAGGATCACATCCCCGGCAGCGCGGCCGAGAACGAACACCACGAGCACCTCGTTGCCTTCCTGGATCGCCATCTGTCGATCTAA
- a CDS encoding helix-turn-helix transcriptional regulator has translation MELPNSAEKHLGAAISALATDQFETKLYQWLIRCFEIDNTTMLAYFQNRAPDVLFTQAIEKRVHEKLETDYIPGAYLLDPFHALHVENAPPGLYRLKGIAPDQFHRNEYFAAYYQRTTLIDEMAYIAYPAEGVSVHICLGRDVTSSRRFSVRDIQKAERIAPIVCGLIEQRWSGLQSSGDFRDEDLADHLISAMNREHDVSLSPRQAEIALLILRGHSSVSIGLRLGISAQTVKVFRKQLYRKCGISSQAELFSLLMPLLTFHENDR, from the coding sequence ATGGAGCTGCCGAATTCAGCGGAAAAGCACTTGGGAGCGGCTATTTCCGCATTGGCGACAGACCAGTTCGAAACCAAGCTGTATCAATGGCTTATCCGGTGTTTTGAGATCGATAACACGACCATGCTGGCCTATTTCCAGAACCGGGCGCCGGACGTGCTGTTTACCCAGGCAATCGAAAAACGGGTCCATGAAAAGCTTGAAACCGACTATATCCCGGGGGCCTATCTGCTGGATCCGTTCCATGCGCTGCATGTCGAAAATGCCCCGCCGGGGCTTTACCGGCTGAAGGGCATTGCGCCGGACCAGTTTCACCGCAACGAGTATTTCGCCGCCTATTATCAGCGCACCACCCTGATCGACGAAATGGCCTATATCGCCTATCCGGCCGAAGGGGTGTCGGTGCATATCTGCCTCGGTCGGGACGTCACCTCGAGCCGGCGCTTTTCCGTGCGCGATATCCAGAAGGCGGAACGCATCGCCCCCATTGTCTGCGGCCTGATCGAACAGCGCTGGTCTGGCTTGCAGTCGAGCGGCGACTTTAGAGACGAGGATCTTGCTGATCATCTGATCTCGGCCATGAACCGGGAGCATGACGTCTCGCTCAGTCCGCGCCAGGCGGAAATCGCCCTGCTGATCCTGCGCGGGCATTCTTCCGTGTCGATCGGCCTGCGCCTCGGTATCTCCGCGCAAACGGTCAAAGTGTTCCGCAAGCAGCTTTACCGCAAATGCGGGATCTCATCGCAGGCTGAGTTGTTTTCCCTGCTCATGCCATTGCTGACATTTCACGAAAACGACCGCTAG
- a CDS encoding response regulator: MPLKALYIDDDEDIGTIAVMCLKLNDAFEARHVSNGSDGLKVAVDWEPDVILLDVMMPVMDGPSTYKHLKDNPATSGIPVIFVTARTQRNELEHLSRLGALGTIAKPFEPVTLADDVADMLDQVGSRR, encoded by the coding sequence ATGCCATTGAAAGCACTCTACATCGATGACGACGAAGACATCGGCACGATTGCTGTCATGTGCCTGAAACTGAACGATGCTTTCGAAGCACGGCACGTGTCCAATGGATCCGACGGCTTGAAGGTCGCCGTCGACTGGGAACCGGATGTCATCCTGCTCGATGTGATGATGCCGGTCATGGACGGGCCGTCCACGTACAAGCATTTGAAGGACAATCCGGCAACATCCGGTATTCCGGTGATTTTCGTCACGGCGAGGACGCAACGTAATGAGCTGGAACACCTTTCCCGCCTGGGCGCTCTGGGGACCATCGCCAAACCTTTCGAGCCGGTAACCCTTGCGGACGACGTCGCCGATATGCTCGATCAGGTCGGATCGCGCCGTTGA
- a CDS encoding ABC transporter permease translates to MRAKTDLRRFPGFLTITILCLIVLYAPLIVVAVYSFNASTSITKWGGTSLAWYVDVFTGPEAPKFQQAAINSFVIAITAAIVATAIATLASVAMTRTGRFQGKTLSFALISLPLMVPEVVTAVASLVFFTAIGFTTGLMTILIAHIVFCIPFAYLPISARMQSIPDMYEQAAMDLYATPTEAFKLVLLPLMTPGILSGFLLAFIISLDDFLITNFVKGAGVETLPTAIFGSVKQGIKPNIMAISTLMLGISVIFVSLSWLIGRAGQNKAKED, encoded by the coding sequence ATGCGGGCCAAGACCGATCTCCGCCGCTTTCCGGGCTTTCTGACGATCACGATCCTGTGCCTGATCGTGCTCTACGCGCCACTGATCGTGGTCGCGGTCTATTCCTTCAACGCTTCGACCTCGATCACCAAGTGGGGCGGGACGTCGCTGGCCTGGTATGTGGACGTCTTCACCGGGCCGGAAGCGCCGAAGTTCCAGCAGGCGGCAATCAATTCCTTCGTCATCGCCATAACCGCGGCCATCGTCGCGACGGCAATCGCGACGCTCGCCTCCGTTGCCATGACCCGGACCGGCCGGTTCCAGGGCAAGACGCTGAGTTTCGCGCTGATCAGCCTGCCGCTGATGGTTCCCGAAGTGGTGACGGCGGTGGCGAGCCTGGTGTTCTTCACCGCGATCGGTTTCACCACCGGGCTGATGACCATCCTGATCGCCCATATCGTCTTCTGCATCCCGTTTGCCTATCTGCCGATCTCGGCGCGGATGCAGAGCATTCCGGACATGTACGAGCAGGCGGCGATGGATCTCTACGCCACGCCGACGGAAGCCTTCAAGCTGGTGCTTCTGCCTCTGATGACGCCCGGGATCCTGTCCGGTTTCCTGCTCGCCTTCATCATTTCGCTCGACGACTTCCTGATCACGAATTTCGTCAAGGGGGCCGGCGTCGAAACCCTGCCGACGGCGATCTTCGGATCGGTGAAGCAGGGCATCAAACCCAACATCATGGCCATTTCCACCCTGATGCTGGGCATATCGGTGATTTTCGTCTCCCTGTCCTGGCTGATCGGCCGGGCGGGGCAAAACAAAGCAAAAGAAGACTGA
- a CDS encoding LysE family translocator encodes MSIENWIAFTIACIVLTLIPGPSVLLVIGQALTRGKRAAMMCIAGDLIGSIVLMGLSFLGVGAILAASAVLFQAVKWAGVLYLAYLGYRQIVDSRKDLFELPAHENGSTGWGSLWAGAVTAILNPKAIVFYMAFLAQFIDPAGSFAQQVAILTATSTLVVAVLLSAYAMIATRARKAFQSRAARRKIGYAGGTFLLGGSLLMATTR; translated from the coding sequence ATGTCCATTGAAAACTGGATCGCATTCACGATCGCCTGCATTGTCCTGACCCTCATTCCGGGTCCCAGCGTTCTTCTGGTGATCGGACAGGCTCTGACCAGGGGCAAAAGGGCCGCGATGATGTGCATTGCCGGAGACCTGATCGGCAGCATCGTTTTGATGGGTCTTTCCTTCCTGGGGGTCGGCGCGATCCTTGCGGCGTCCGCCGTGCTCTTTCAGGCCGTGAAATGGGCCGGCGTCTTGTATCTGGCCTATCTGGGCTATCGGCAGATTGTCGATAGTCGGAAGGATCTGTTTGAACTGCCTGCACACGAGAACGGGTCCACCGGATGGGGAAGTCTCTGGGCCGGGGCCGTCACGGCAATCCTGAACCCCAAGGCGATTGTTTTCTACATGGCCTTTCTGGCGCAGTTCATTGACCCGGCGGGCAGTTTTGCACAGCAGGTGGCCATCTTGACCGCAACTTCCACCCTTGTGGTGGCTGTTCTGCTCTCGGCCTACGCCATGATCGCCACCCGTGCCCGTAAGGCATTCCAGAGCAGGGCGGCCCGAAGGAAAATAGGCTATGCCGGAGGCACATTTCTGCTGGGCGGCAGCCTGCTGATGGCGACCACGCGTTAG
- a CDS encoding ABC transporter ATP-binding protein, which translates to MASTEIAVDIDKVVKRYGPVTALHGVSMDIRENEFFTLLGPSGCGKTTLLRSIAGFEEVTEGAIRLKGDDITGLPPHKRPVNTVFQQYALFPHMTVTENVMFGLLRSGWSKQESHARADQVLQLVQLGDFAARRPAQLSGGQQQRVALARALAPRPQVLLLDEPLSALDLKLRQAVRMELKALQRETGIAFIFVTHDQEEALTMSDRIAVMSEGRVQQIGSPKEIYESPLNRFVADFIGETNLLDVDVRSVENGMAAILLPGGHDFTCPAAAVLDPGKGHLSVRPERISLCVPGRGDLDATVEGQVYLGTDIHLQVRLADSERMTVRLQNSETTAVPETGAVVGLKLEAGAARLLAD; encoded by the coding sequence ATGGCCAGCACCGAGATTGCGGTCGATATCGACAAGGTGGTCAAGCGATATGGCCCGGTCACTGCGTTGCATGGCGTCTCCATGGATATCCGCGAGAACGAGTTCTTCACCCTTCTCGGGCCGTCCGGCTGCGGCAAGACCACCCTGCTGCGCTCCATTGCCGGCTTCGAGGAGGTGACCGAAGGCGCCATTCGGCTGAAAGGGGACGACATCACCGGCCTGCCGCCGCACAAGCGACCGGTGAACACCGTCTTCCAGCAGTATGCCCTGTTCCCGCATATGACCGTCACCGAGAACGTGATGTTCGGCCTGTTGCGCAGCGGCTGGTCGAAGCAGGAGTCTCATGCCCGTGCCGACCAGGTGCTGCAGCTGGTGCAGCTGGGAGACTTCGCCGCGCGCCGGCCCGCTCAGCTTTCCGGCGGCCAGCAGCAGCGCGTCGCCCTTGCCCGCGCGCTCGCGCCCCGGCCCCAGGTGCTCCTCCTCGATGAACCGCTGTCCGCACTGGACCTGAAACTCCGCCAGGCGGTGCGCATGGAACTGAAGGCCCTGCAGCGGGAGACCGGCATCGCCTTTATCTTCGTCACCCACGACCAGGAAGAAGCGCTGACCATGTCGGACCGGATCGCGGTGATGTCGGAAGGCCGCGTCCAGCAGATCGGCTCGCCCAAGGAAATCTACGAGAGCCCGCTCAACCGTTTCGTCGCAGACTTCATCGGCGAGACCAACCTGCTCGATGTCGACGTCCGCTCCGTTGAAAACGGTATGGCGGCGATCCTTCTGCCCGGCGGGCACGACTTCACCTGCCCGGCAGCGGCCGTTCTGGATCCCGGCAAGGGGCATCTGTCGGTGCGCCCGGAACGCATCAGTCTCTGCGTGCCTGGACGCGGTGATCTCGACGCCACCGTCGAAGGCCAGGTCTATCTGGGCACCGACATCCACCTTCAGGTCCGCCTCGCCGACAGCGAGAGGATGACCGTCCGGCTGCAGAATTCCGAGACGACGGCGGTTCCCGAAACCGGCGCCGTTGTCGGCCTGAAACTGGAGGCAGGTGCTGCGCGCCTGCTCGCCGACTGA
- a CDS encoding Hpt domain-containing protein has protein sequence MLEKFGRELERCAADPAMFDQVSHVVHRLAGSSRVFGFGELTAPAQEVEALIAEQADPERIAEGTRQLAEDIRRSISP, from the coding sequence ATGCTCGAAAAATTCGGTCGCGAACTGGAACGATGTGCTGCTGATCCGGCCATGTTCGATCAGGTTTCTCACGTCGTTCACAGGCTGGCGGGGTCGAGCCGCGTCTTCGGCTTCGGCGAACTGACCGCTCCCGCGCAGGAAGTCGAAGCTCTCATTGCCGAGCAGGCGGATCCGGAGCGCATAGCGGAGGGAACCCGTCAGCTTGCCGAGGATATCCGCCGCTCCATCAGCCCCTGA
- a CDS encoding diguanylate cyclase, translating into MTLISLVKSENSKLETAKVDVGQADRKRIYLFDRDPHLTDLSQKLRSLGYEVAAGPGGGGEKCLAAVIHEKADPELELAASLIADHKVIVLCENRSFDFRIKAARLGVSALVQLPVDLIELEGWFSDFDRSQQIESKVLIVDDDDIVAEAYAFALQQKGMRTETLSNPLKTGQMVDDFCPDLIVMDLDMPEANGLDVAKALRLSRPHLSLPILFLSAEQDEGIQHEARQIGGDDFITKPVDLATLTNMISIRVSRARELRKIMERDSLTGLLNHVNFKERLAAEVGRSQRTGASVAVCLLDLDHFKAVNDTYGHQVGDRVIQMFANCLTGSLRSVDVIARYGGEEFGLILLDATPEQAARVLDGIRRSFSNFFFENGNGPQTVTFSGGVCGLQDAATAEGLLGAADRALYEAKQQGRNRIILHSQME; encoded by the coding sequence ATGACATTGATTTCACTTGTAAAATCCGAGAATTCCAAACTGGAAACCGCGAAGGTCGATGTCGGGCAGGCAGACAGGAAACGTATTTACCTGTTCGACCGGGACCCCCATTTGACGGATCTGAGCCAGAAGCTGAGGAGTCTCGGCTATGAGGTCGCCGCCGGTCCTGGTGGCGGCGGCGAAAAATGCCTCGCCGCGGTGATTCATGAAAAGGCGGATCCCGAACTGGAGCTGGCGGCCTCGCTGATCGCGGATCACAAGGTCATCGTCCTGTGTGAAAACAGGAGCTTCGATTTCAGGATCAAGGCCGCCCGCCTGGGTGTCTCCGCGCTGGTTCAGCTTCCGGTCGACCTCATTGAGCTGGAAGGCTGGTTTTCGGATTTCGACAGGAGCCAGCAGATCGAATCCAAGGTTCTGATCGTCGATGACGATGACATTGTCGCCGAAGCCTATGCCTTTGCCCTGCAGCAAAAGGGGATGCGGACCGAAACCCTGTCCAATCCGTTGAAGACCGGACAGATGGTCGACGACTTCTGTCCCGATCTGATCGTCATGGATCTGGACATGCCTGAGGCGAACGGTCTGGACGTGGCGAAGGCTCTCCGTCTGTCCCGGCCGCATCTCTCCCTGCCAATCCTGTTTCTGTCCGCCGAGCAGGACGAGGGCATCCAGCACGAGGCCCGGCAGATCGGCGGAGACGACTTCATCACCAAGCCGGTCGATCTTGCCACGCTGACGAACATGATCTCAATCCGGGTCTCCCGGGCGCGGGAACTGCGCAAGATCATGGAGCGCGACAGCCTGACGGGGCTTTTGAACCACGTGAATTTCAAGGAACGCCTGGCGGCGGAAGTCGGCCGCTCGCAAAGGACCGGAGCGTCGGTTGCCGTCTGTTTGCTGGACCTGGACCACTTCAAGGCGGTCAACGACACTTATGGCCACCAGGTCGGCGATCGGGTTATCCAGATGTTCGCCAACTGCCTGACCGGTTCACTGCGCAGTGTCGATGTGATTGCCCGTTACGGCGGCGAGGAATTCGGGCTCATCCTGCTGGACGCGACGCCGGAACAGGCTGCGCGGGTTCTCGACGGAATTCGCCGGAGTTTTTCGAACTTCTTTTTCGAAAACGGGAATGGTCCGCAAACCGTGACCTTCAGCGGCGGCGTTTGCGGCCTTCAGGATGCGGCCACCGCGGAAGGTCTTCTGGGGGCGGCCGACAGGGCGCTCTACGAGGCAAAGCAGCAGGGCCGGAACCGGATTATCCTGCATTCGCAAATGGAGTGA